ccctgatGGGGTGGTCTGTAACATGACCCAACCTCAAAGTCAACCTCTCACCCCCTTTTCTGATCCTGACCCACAGGCACGCACCCAGAGGGTGACCCATCCTGTGGAGGGGCCCCATACACCTGAGCCGCTCCCATTCATCTTTCAAGGTGAGGCTCCCTGGTCATCAGGGGTGATGTTGGCTGGCTCAGCCATGGTTTTCTGGAGCAGCACCTTCCTCTCACCAGCTCATTTCTGGCTGGAGGCCCAAACGCAAAGTTGGGCAGTGTTCAAGTGTTtgtgtaagaaaaggaaaatatctgcaaaacatCATGACCTCTCATGAGAAGAAGGTTTTGCTGAATCCGGTTGCAAACATTACAGATGGAGAAGTTTTGGCAAGAATGTAGGGGAGTCAGATATACAACTTCCATTAATTTCAGGAAAACTAAAGGTCTAAACCACTTGCACAGTTTTGAACATCTAAGTTCAAACATCTGTACCAAAGAGATGAGGAGACTGGAATTAATTATCGACACCaactatattttattatttgaaatgcCAGCAAAATTAATTCTCATAAATGTGGGAACTTCTGCTGGATGGTAGCTCTGTCCCTGAACATTCACCCTGGACCTCTTTCCTTTTTCTACACCCCTCCACCTATGCTTATGCCACTTAGGATATCATGCATCCCTCCCCATGGCCATGGTAAGGAGCATTCTGTTGTGGGTACAGGCTTGTAACCCTTTCAGCTGCTGGATGGGCTTAATGAGCAACCTACACTCCTTATTTTGGGAGGGTGGACAGCCTCTGCCACCTGCTACCCAGGGGACATCGGTGGAGACTCTCAACGAACCAGAGGACATCCTCTGCCGAGGCAGGGGATGCGGTGTTGTCTCACAGCTGGTATTTCTTCAGCAGCTCGCTCTGCCACTGCCGCTTCTTGTTGGGAAAGGCAACAGGGATCTTGATCTTACGGAAGTCCTCGATGCACTTCCCCAGCTCGGACTGCAGCGCCCGCCTCTCCTTGCTCACTGCCGTTGCGGGGCTGACCTCCACCCCATTCTCCTTTACTGCCATGTGGttgctgtttcttctctgccCTGTCTTCTTCACCTCCTCCAGCTTCTTCAGGGACTTGGAGAAATCCAGGGTGTTGGGGCGGGCTTGGGACTCCTCAGGGGCTTCTGACCCTGGCAAGGAGCCAGTGGAGCTGGGATTCCTCACCTCCAACTGGTGGTCTCTGCCTGAGAGGGTCTCATCTGTGGTCGGAACCGGGCTGGGTGCATCATGGTTGCTCATGCCAGAGGTTACAAAGTCATCCTCACCACTGGGGCTAGTTGGGTCGTGCCTTGTCTCATGGCTTTGCTTTGGCTCTTCTGGGTCACCGTGGGctggggaaggaaagcagagagctgtGTGAGGAGTGGGAGCTTGCACAGCCCCTGGCGACAGGCTGCATCTCAAGCAAGTCTGGGGTGCAGCCATGTGTCCCTGTGAGGTCCCCAGCCGGGAAGGCAAAGCCAAACCACAATGTTGGTGAGCCTTTCCTCAAGCCTTGGGTTGGCTGAGCCCTGGGGCCAGCCCTGGGTGGGGTTGGGTGGTCCTGGAAAGGTTATGGGCTTCCTGTGGTCTGTGGTTTGGTGCCAAGGGATGCTGAGCACAGGAATGGTCCAAATGAGAAAACTGAGATGCAAGGAAGCCTGAAATGGAAGGAGAAATCTCACAGCTTCCCACAGACCTCAGGCAGGGCTTGCACACGCTTTTGTTTGTtaacagcagtggaaaaaaagcaGTGACTCTGCATGGGAAATAGCCACTCTGTTTCAATTACCATCTGCCAGGGAAAATCAGTTGGGGAGAAAAGTTGATGAAACTGCTAAGAAAGCATTTAGCAGAGGGCCTtcctgctccccctcctcagGTTTGCAAAGAGCAGCGCATGCATTTACACCTGAACCTTGGGGAGTGTTTGCCAATACCTGTGCCTGGTGTGGATGGGAAGGTGCAAGGGGTCTTCACCCAGTCCAGCAGACCTTTCCCACACATCCTTCCTCATCCCTGATGCCAGCCAAAGCATGCTGTCACCTCTGGTGCTAGCTCACCAACAGTGACTACCATGCTGCTCTCAGGAGGAAACACCCAAGTGATGCAGAGGAAGCTGGAGATGAGCTCACAGGGCTCTGGAGGTGCCATGGGCAGGTGACAGACTCAGTGGTGGGACAGCAGAGATGTCCTCGGGTGGCTGAGGGCTCTGACCACATGGTGGGTTCAGGTCTGTGCCTAGGGCCAGACCCTGCTCCGCAGCTGGCAGACATTCTCAAAATGTTGGTGTTTTAGAAGAGATTTGTTTTGaaagttggttgttttttttttccctgtaaagttcctgtttttctaaatatctttGGCAGAAACATGGGCCTTCCTGCTCTTTGAAAGCTCTGGGACAAGGGGAGTGTTTCTTgtcattgttttcatttgcacGGCTGTTTTTTTGGTCGGATCAGACACACAGAGACTTTCTTCCCCTCACAATAACaagatttgtttttctgagcAGCGGTATCAACCTGGCAGTGGTTTTCATTGCTTCCTctcaaagcacttaaaaaaaccttGCTGTTGCACAGCTTTAACCTGAGTAGTGCCTCCAATTTGCCACTCTTGAAGTTCTCACTCACAGTACCCCTGTCTGCCTTTCAGTTTCCAGCCCTCCATCTATACTCAGTGACGTACTGCTGGGGCTATACTTTTACCCTTGCATTGCAAATGCTCTGGCCATCACAGCAAAAAAGTGGATTGTGAAAATGCTGTTATGTGGGGTTTTATAAGAAGCGATTGCCACCAGGGCAGGAATTATCCTCACCCTTTTCCCCTCCTCACGCTGTAGTTTTCCACGTAGGACTTTATACAAGGGACTGTGCAGGGCTCAACAGATACCATTAGTAGCTAACATATAGGTAGTCGATCAGCATTACCCAATAATGCACCTGCCCACAGGTGAATGGCAATTTGTGCTACAGCATCTGCCTGGACCAGATGTGCTACAATCTTTGCTATTAACATGTGAAATCAATCAAAAGGGAGTTTGGGTCCTGATCAAAGTATAGATCTACTATAGAAAAAGCAGCATGGTCTGGGAGAGGGAGGGCCTCCTTGTTTCTCCTGGGGGAGTTTTCCCTGTCCGTTTTCTCCCTTGGTttgttcttctcctttccttatcCCTCTAGGCCCTTTTCACTGTCAGAGCTGATGGATGCCCTCAGAGGAAGTCTGCACTGGGGAGCTGATGCAGGGAGGACCCCAGAGCAGCTGAGGTCGGCTTCAGGGTGGACCCACCAAACTCCCACGGAAAGCCACTGCCTCATTTCTCAAAACCaaaaagttctgaaaacaaagcaaagatttttctctaaaatgtctaaattcctgccctgctgggattttttttaaagtacatctGCTAGCAGAGATATGAAGTAAGGTAtaaagtatttctattttaaattcctCATCCTACActttgccccccacccccccccggaaGCAGAAAATGTCAaggtggattttctttttccttgaaaactTTTTGTAAGGACAGAGTTTGGTTTTaaccccctcttccttcttcttctttttttattttgacatttaCTTGAACAGCTCCAGCACCGAGATTACTAGAGGTGGAAAGAAGAAATGTCATCCATCATTGAGCAGAAACCTTGAAGGCTGGATTTTCTTTGGCAAACCTCTCCAGGAAGTTACAAGGATGTATCTTTGCCCCAAATTCTTTGAGTGATGGAATAAAGTCTCTAATGCTTTAATCATCTTATCTGCGAGCCTCACAACTGCATTTGTGAAATGGGGAGCTGAGGCACAGGGAACATAAGCTGATGCAGCCAAATTCATACAAGGAGCCTATGACTTAGCTGGAGACTGAATTCAAATCTCTTCAATTATTCTCTAGCATCTTATCTTCTAGACCATCCAATGACTGTAGCTGGCTTCgtatagcatttttttttaaagctttcaacACATTTTACATCACATTATTCCCATTTGAGGCACAGAGAAGTGAAATAACTTGTTAAGGTCACCAGACTGAGAACAAAAGCAAGTCTCCCGGGTATAGCTCCTGCACACTCTCCATACCAGACCATACTGGTTCCCTTTGCATGGTCTGGCAAGGCTGTCTGCCAGGTTACAAACCTGCAACCTGCACACTCTCACAATCTCTGCCCTTGCTACGATGCATGGTGGGCTGCCAAGCTTGGGGAGAGCAGCACAATGGTGTGTAGCCACACTGAAAAATCTCTTTCTAGAGTATAGGTTTGCTaaggaattatttctttgctttgaaactgCTAAGAAGGTGATTTTCCGGCCATTCCTGTGCCTCTCGAGTGCAGTCTTCTGTGTCAGTGCACAGCTTCATCCAGATGTTCTGCATGTACCAGCAGTGTGATACTGTTAATTTAGGTATGAGGAGGTAGTTTAGGCCATCTCTAGCCAAGGGACTTTGCATAAAGGAGCTAGTGAGTTTTAATTACTTGTCTTTGGAAATA
The window above is part of the Strix aluco isolate bStrAlu1 chromosome 10, bStrAlu1.hap1, whole genome shotgun sequence genome. Proteins encoded here:
- the LOC141927948 gene encoding BTB/POZ domain-containing protein KCTD16-like; this encodes MEHSPKKHMSSSEPILDLKTDMAEALPAHGDPEEPKQSHETRHDPTSPSGEDDFVTSGMSNHDAPSPVPTTDETLSGRDHQLEVRNPSSTGSLPGSEAPEESQARPNTLDFSKSLKKLEEVKKTGQRRNSNHMAVKENGVEVSPATAVSKERRALQSELGKCIEDFRKIKIPVAFPNKKRQWQSELLKKYQL